A window from Staphylococcus succinus encodes these proteins:
- a CDS encoding YpoC family protein: MIVKEDFIHLEHTLDQYAKEKKLKSIEAKSLLDQYFDLIIDYFKQINDQNTLDFSNLSNYAVVPMNFKERYDYMIARKYHFMGYSQMKTLKSELIKMNASYQIRRKNNHS, from the coding sequence ATGATAGTTAAAGAAGATTTCATCCATTTGGAGCATACATTGGATCAGTATGCTAAAGAGAAAAAATTAAAATCAATAGAAGCCAAATCATTATTGGATCAATATTTTGATTTGATCATTGACTACTTTAAACAAATTAATGATCAAAATACCCTTGATTTCAGTAATTTGTCTAATTATGCTGTTGTTCCTATGAATTTTAAAGAACGTTATGATTATATGATTGCTCGTAAATATCACTTTATGGGATACAGCCAAATGAAAACATTAAAAAGTGAACTTATTAAAATGAATGCCTCTTATCAAATACGAAGAAAAAACAATCACAGCTAG
- a CDS encoding transglycosylase domain-containing protein, translating into MTEKKRTSQSNKSGESEQKKNRNIKRTVIKIIGFLIIAFIVLALIGILLFAYYAWKAPAFTDSKLQDPIPAKIYDKNGELIKTIDNGQRREHVDLDEVPKTMKQAVLATEDNRFYDHGALDYKRLFGAVAKNVTGGFGSQGASTLTQQVVKRSFLTDQKSIARKAQEAYLSYRLEQEYSKDEIFQMYLNKIYYSDGVYGVKAAAKYYFNKDLKDLNLAESAYLAGLPQVPNTYNIYDHPKEAESRKNTVLYLMEYHNRITKKQKEEAQSTSIEDNLVQRTAKQREVTKDESNQEYDSYINFVKSELMNNKAFKNDDLGSVLNSGVKIYTNMEKDVQQTLQDRVNNGSYYKNDDQQVGSSIVDSETGGLVAISGGRNYKDIQDRNLATDAHPTGSSLKPFLAYGPAIENMQWATNHAIKDEESYQVDGVEFKNYDTKSHGTVKLYDALRESFNIPALKAWQSTKENAGNDAPKKFASKVGLDYESDIGPSEVLGGSASEFSPTQLASAFAAIANGGEYNNAHSIKKVVKQDGETIEYDHTSKKAMKDYTSYMLAEVLKGTFEAYGSAYGHGVSGINLAAKTGTGTYGEQTYQQYNLPDDAAKDVWINGFTPKYSMSVWMGFNQVKQGGVNSFVGHDEQEYPQYLLEDVMSDISPKDGKDFSKPDSVSGDDKDNLSVKSNPDDNTTDNKPEGQGSSSSSSSSDDDNDDNSSSSTSASSNSSNNSNSTTTNGATTQQQGNNSSSNTNALTKLFNLNAILDTKKSS; encoded by the coding sequence ATGACGGAGAAGAAAAGGACTTCCCAATCTAATAAGAGTGGTGAGTCTGAGCAAAAAAAGAATAGGAATATAAAAAGAACGGTTATTAAGATTATTGGTTTTCTCATTATAGCCTTTATCGTTCTAGCTTTAATAGGAATCTTGTTATTTGCTTATTATGCTTGGAAAGCACCAGCTTTTACAGATTCTAAGTTACAAGACCCTATCCCAGCTAAGATTTATGATAAAAATGGTGAGTTGATTAAGACCATTGATAATGGGCAGCGTCGTGAACATGTAGACTTAGACGAAGTGCCTAAGACTATGAAACAAGCTGTATTAGCTACTGAAGATAATCGTTTTTATGATCATGGCGCTTTAGATTATAAACGTTTATTTGGAGCTGTTGCTAAAAACGTTACAGGTGGATTTGGTTCACAAGGTGCATCGACTTTAACACAACAAGTAGTTAAACGTTCATTCTTAACAGACCAAAAATCAATCGCTCGTAAAGCCCAAGAGGCATACTTATCATACCGTTTAGAACAAGAGTATAGTAAGGATGAAATATTCCAAATGTACTTGAATAAGATTTATTATTCTGATGGCGTATATGGTGTGAAAGCTGCTGCTAAATACTACTTCAATAAAGACTTGAAAGATTTGAATTTAGCTGAGTCAGCATATCTTGCAGGTTTACCACAAGTACCGAATACGTATAATATTTACGATCATCCTAAAGAAGCGGAATCTCGTAAAAATACAGTGCTTTATCTAATGGAGTATCATAATAGAATTACTAAGAAACAAAAAGAAGAAGCACAAAGCACTTCAATTGAGGATAATTTAGTTCAACGTACAGCAAAACAACGTGAAGTAACTAAAGATGAGTCTAACCAAGAGTATGATTCATATATTAACTTTGTTAAATCAGAACTGATGAACAACAAAGCATTCAAAAATGATGATTTAGGTTCTGTACTGAATAGTGGTGTTAAAATTTACACGAACATGGAAAAAGATGTTCAACAAACGTTGCAAGATCGTGTGAATAACGGTAGCTACTATAAAAATGACGATCAACAAGTTGGTTCTTCAATTGTAGATAGTGAAACTGGTGGACTTGTTGCAATATCTGGTGGTAGAAACTATAAAGATATCCAAGATAGAAACTTAGCAACAGATGCACACCCTACTGGTTCATCCTTAAAACCATTCTTAGCATACGGACCAGCAATTGAGAATATGCAATGGGCTACAAACCACGCTATTAAAGATGAAGAATCATATCAAGTAGATGGTGTAGAATTTAAAAACTATGACACTAAGAGTCATGGTACAGTAAAACTTTATGATGCATTACGTGAAAGTTTCAATATTCCTGCGCTTAAAGCTTGGCAATCAACAAAAGAAAATGCAGGCAATGACGCACCGAAAAAATTTGCTTCAAAAGTAGGATTAGATTATGAAAGTGATATTGGACCTTCTGAAGTATTGGGTGGTTCTGCATCTGAATTCTCCCCTACACAATTAGCATCAGCATTTGCAGCGATTGCAAATGGCGGTGAGTACAATAATGCACATTCTATTAAAAAAGTTGTAAAACAAGATGGCGAAACAATTGAATATGATCATACAAGTAAAAAAGCAATGAAAGATTATACTTCGTACATGTTAGCTGAAGTACTTAAAGGTACGTTTGAAGCATATGGTTCAGCTTATGGACATGGCGTTTCAGGTATTAATTTAGCTGCTAAAACTGGTACTGGTACTTATGGTGAACAAACTTACCAACAATATAACTTGCCAGATGATGCCGCTAAAGATGTTTGGATTAATGGTTTCACTCCTAAATACAGTATGTCTGTATGGATGGGCTTTAACCAAGTGAAACAAGGTGGCGTAAACTCCTTTGTTGGACACGACGAACAAGAATACCCACAATACCTATTAGAAGATGTTATGTCTGATATTTCTCCTAAAGATGGAAAAGATTTCAGCAAACCAGATTCAGTGAGTGGCGATGATAAAGACAACTTATCAGTGAAGAGTAATCCAGATGATAATACAACTGATAACAAACCTGAAGGTCAAGGCAGTAGTTCATCTAGCTCAAGTAGCGATGATGACAACGATGATAACTCATCTAGCTCAACTAGTGCTTCAAGTAATAGTAGCAATAATAGTAATAGCACAACTACAAATGGAGCTACGACTCAACAACAAGGTAACAATAGTTCAAGTAACACGAATGCATTAACTAAGTTATTTAACTTAAATGCGATACTTGATACTAAAAAATCTTCATAA
- the recU gene encoding Holliday junction resolvase RecU, with translation MNYPNGKPFKGNKSQVGRTYEDKPSKIDYGGRGMSLESDIELSNSYYLNHGVAVIHKKPTPVQIVNVRYPMRSKAVINEAYFRTPSTTDYNGIYNGHYLDFEAKETKNKTSFPLNNMHEHQVLHMEACYQQSGIVFLLIGFKSLNEVYLLPYSKFKYFWDRHKKEIKKSITVEEIRKNGYYIPYQYQPRLNYIIAVDKLILDESEDRV, from the coding sequence ATGAATTATCCAAATGGAAAGCCATTTAAAGGAAATAAGTCTCAAGTCGGACGAACTTATGAGGATAAACCTAGTAAAATAGACTATGGTGGCAGAGGCATGTCATTAGAAAGTGATATCGAACTGTCGAATAGTTATTATTTGAATCATGGTGTGGCAGTAATACATAAAAAACCAACACCAGTTCAAATTGTAAATGTTCGTTATCCTATGAGAAGTAAAGCTGTGATTAATGAGGCTTATTTCAGAACACCGTCTACAACCGATTATAATGGTATATATAATGGGCATTATTTAGACTTTGAAGCGAAAGAAACTAAAAATAAAACTTCTTTTCCATTAAATAATATGCATGAACACCAAGTGTTACATATGGAAGCATGTTATCAACAAAGTGGAATTGTTTTTTTATTAATAGGTTTTAAATCGCTGAATGAAGTTTATCTCCTTCCCTATTCCAAATTCAAATATTTTTGGGATAGGCATAAAAAAGAGATTAAAAAGTCTATAACGGTTGAAGAAATAAGAAAAAATGGTTACTATATTCCTTATCAGTATCAACCAAGATTAAATTACATCATAGCAGTTGATAAGTTGATATTAGATGAAAGTGAGGACCGCGTATGA
- a CDS encoding DUF1798 family protein, whose amino-acid sequence MQQYITQLLKDVQVMQEKFEAVKQSEIDYDFYSIVIPFAEHIDNTLNALAKYESQILQLQYMNKKKFDLLISNIESLSVECHFKRTSRKLFTEKIKAVQYDLTYIQRNE is encoded by the coding sequence ATGCAACAATACATTACCCAATTATTAAAAGACGTACAAGTTATGCAAGAAAAATTTGAAGCTGTCAAACAAAGCGAAATAGATTATGATTTTTATTCTATTGTCATTCCTTTTGCTGAACATATCGATAACACGCTCAATGCGTTAGCCAAATATGAATCGCAAATTTTACAACTCCAGTACATGAATAAAAAGAAATTTGATCTATTAATTTCTAACATTGAATCATTATCTGTAGAATGTCACTTTAAACGTACTAGTCGAAAATTATTTACAGAAAAAATTAAAGCAGTACAATATGATTTAACTTATATTCAAAGAAATGAATGA
- a CDS encoding DUF1273 domain-containing protein — translation MIKTIYVTGYKSFELNIFKDDAPEVSYLKKFIAHKLNQLIEEGLEWVLIQGQMGIELWTAEVVLELKATHPELKLGIITPFYGHSDRWNEQNQAKYKNITQQADFVDSVFHSPYEGPHQFKQTDQFMLDHTDKTLLIYDEEQEASPKFFKQMLVDFIEKTNYTCDIVTFDELTEFINDLQCSQKQSFE, via the coding sequence ATGATAAAAACAATTTATGTTACGGGATATAAATCATTTGAACTCAATATCTTCAAAGATGATGCCCCAGAAGTTTCCTATTTAAAAAAATTTATTGCACATAAATTAAATCAATTGATTGAAGAAGGATTGGAATGGGTATTAATACAAGGACAGATGGGTATAGAGTTATGGACAGCTGAGGTAGTACTTGAGTTAAAGGCAACACACCCAGAGTTAAAGCTTGGTATTATTACTCCTTTTTATGGCCATAGCGATAGATGGAATGAACAAAATCAGGCAAAGTATAAAAACATTACTCAACAAGCAGATTTTGTAGATAGTGTTTTTCACTCACCATACGAAGGTCCTCATCAATTTAAGCAAACCGATCAATTTATGTTAGATCACACGGATAAAACACTTTTGATTTATGATGAGGAACAAGAAGCTAGCCCGAAATTCTTTAAACAAATGTTAGTTGATTTTATAGAAAAAACAAACTATACTTGTGACATTGTGACGTTCGATGAATTAACAGAATTTATCAACGACTTGCAGTGTTCTCAAAAACAAAGTTTTGAATGA
- the gpsB gene encoding cell division regulator GpsB produces MSDVSLKLSAKDIYEKDFEKTMTRGYRREEVDAFLDDIIADYQKMADLDNEVVKLSEENNKLKKELEELRLRVATSRPQENKNFSSNSNAASKSTNNSNNNVDILKRISNLEKAVFGK; encoded by the coding sequence ATGTCAGATGTTTCATTAAAATTATCAGCAAAAGATATTTATGAAAAAGATTTTGAAAAAACTATGACGCGTGGTTATAGAAGAGAAGAAGTCGATGCTTTTTTAGACGACATCATAGCAGATTATCAAAAAATGGCAGACTTAGATAATGAAGTCGTAAAGCTTTCAGAAGAAAACAATAAGTTAAAAAAAGAACTTGAAGAGTTAAGATTACGTGTAGCTACATCGAGACCACAAGAAAATAAAAACTTCTCTTCAAATAGTAATGCTGCCAGCAAGAGCACTAATAATAGCAATAACAACGTAGATATTCTAAAAAGAATTTCTAACTTAGAAAAAGCAGTATTCGGCAAATAA
- a CDS encoding THUMP domain-containing class I SAM-dependent RNA methyltransferase has translation MYQLLAVCPMGLEAVVAKEIQELGYDTTVENGRIFFEGDETAIVKCNLWLRTADRIKIVVGQFKATTFDELFEKTKSLPWEAIIEQDGNFPVQGRSVKSTLFSVPDCQAIVKKAIVERLKRAYQERGWLNETGAKYPVEVSILKDNALLTIDTSGSGLNKRGYRLAQGEAPIKETLAASLIRLANWTGDTPLIDPFCGSGTIAIEASLIAQNIAPGFNRDFVSESWDIMPDRLYDEMRDEADQQANYDRKLEIYASDIDPEMIEIARRNAEEVGLADIIQFSVKDVNTLTIETDEPIALIGNPPYGERIGDRDEVEQMYRYLGELMNHNPHLSTYVLTSSTEFEHLVNKKATKRRKLFNGYIECTYYQYWGKRKPQN, from the coding sequence ATGTATCAATTATTAGCCGTATGCCCAATGGGATTAGAAGCAGTTGTTGCCAAAGAAATTCAAGAACTAGGTTATGACACAACTGTAGAAAATGGCAGAATATTTTTTGAAGGCGATGAAACTGCAATCGTCAAATGTAATCTGTGGTTACGTACAGCAGATAGAATTAAAATTGTAGTTGGTCAATTTAAAGCCACTACATTTGATGAATTATTTGAAAAAACAAAATCTCTACCGTGGGAAGCTATTATAGAACAGGATGGTAACTTTCCGGTACAAGGACGTAGTGTGAAATCCACTTTGTTCAGTGTGCCAGACTGCCAAGCTATTGTTAAAAAGGCTATTGTAGAGCGTTTGAAACGTGCGTATCAAGAACGTGGTTGGTTAAACGAAACAGGAGCCAAATATCCAGTAGAAGTTTCAATATTAAAGGATAATGCTTTATTAACAATAGACACGTCAGGTTCCGGATTAAATAAACGTGGTTATAGACTTGCTCAAGGTGAAGCGCCAATCAAAGAAACGCTTGCTGCAAGTTTAATACGTTTAGCCAATTGGACAGGCGATACACCATTAATCGATCCTTTCTGTGGTTCTGGTACTATTGCTATTGAAGCGAGCTTAATCGCACAAAACATCGCGCCTGGATTCAATCGTGATTTCGTTTCTGAGTCATGGGACATTATGCCTGATCGACTTTATGATGAAATGAGAGATGAAGCTGATCAACAAGCAAATTACGATCGAAAGTTAGAAATTTATGCTTCAGATATTGATCCAGAAATGATTGAAATTGCACGCCGTAACGCAGAAGAGGTTGGTTTAGCTGATATTATTCAATTTAGCGTCAAAGATGTAAATACGCTAACTATTGAAACAGATGAGCCTATTGCTTTAATAGGTAATCCTCCATACGGTGAGCGTATTGGAGATCGTGATGAGGTAGAACAAATGTATCGTTACCTAGGCGAACTCATGAATCACAATCCACATTTATCTACTTATGTATTAACAAGCAGTACTGAGTTTGAGCATTTAGTAAATAAAAAGGCAACAAAACGCAGAAAATTATTTAATGGCTATATTGAATGTACGTATTATCAATATTGGGGTAAAAGAAAACCTCAGAATTAA
- the rarD gene encoding EamA family transporter RarD, which yields MNTEFKKGIIFAFGAYILWGILPAYWKLVNDIGPFEVLAFRIVLSMIFMLFVVVITKNTEPFKRDIQKLFSNPIQLIAIIAAGYVITINWGTFIWAVSNGHVLQSSLGYYINPLVSILLAVIFLKERFTKFEWIAIAFAVIGVLYMTLKMGIFPGVSLLLAGSFGIYGLIKKLIPIDAISSITIECIVTAPAGLIYLWYIWQHGGLTFGMNISSFWLLFSGAVTAIPLILFSAGARRIPLSLTGFIQYVGPTIMFILGIFLFKEHFDVDQLITFIFIWLGIIIYSISQYLKIKKSKNPVIQ from the coding sequence TTGAACACTGAGTTTAAAAAAGGTATCATTTTTGCTTTTGGTGCTTACATTTTGTGGGGCATTCTCCCTGCATATTGGAAATTAGTTAATGATATTGGGCCTTTCGAAGTATTGGCATTCAGAATTGTACTTTCTATGATATTCATGTTGTTTGTAGTAGTGATTACCAAAAACACAGAACCCTTTAAACGTGATATACAGAAACTATTTTCAAACCCCATCCAGCTTATTGCAATTATTGCAGCAGGTTATGTCATCACAATCAATTGGGGCACCTTTATTTGGGCAGTATCCAATGGACATGTGTTACAGTCCAGTTTAGGGTATTATATCAATCCATTAGTAAGTATATTACTCGCTGTTATATTCTTAAAAGAGCGTTTCACTAAATTTGAATGGATTGCTATTGCATTTGCAGTGATTGGTGTTTTATACATGACATTAAAAATGGGGATTTTCCCTGGCGTTTCATTATTGCTGGCTGGCTCATTTGGTATCTATGGTTTAATTAAAAAGCTTATACCTATAGATGCTATTAGCAGTATAACTATAGAATGTATCGTGACTGCTCCAGCTGGACTTATCTATTTATGGTACATATGGCAACATGGCGGATTAACTTTCGGCATGAATATTTCATCATTTTGGCTATTGTTCTCTGGCGCTGTAACAGCTATCCCGTTAATCTTATTCTCAGCTGGTGCACGTAGAATACCGTTATCTTTAACTGGCTTTATACAATACGTCGGACCAACGATTATGTTCATATTAGGTATATTCCTATTTAAAGAACATTTTGATGTAGATCAATTAATTACATTTATCTTTATTTGGTTAGGAATTATTATATATAGTATTTCTCAATATTTGAAAATTAAAAAAAGCAAAAACCCTGTTATACAATAA